The genomic region AAAGGAAAAGGAGCTAAAATAGCATGTTACAGACAGTGGCTACACTAAGAACCCAGAATATGATcaataaagattatttttaactttaaatcaTGCATAGCTACTCTAGCGGAGTCCAAGAATAAATAATATTCTGCTACtactttctttttaataatactTATCCAATCATCTAGCCATAATCAAGACATTAGTTGCAGAATATTTTGCAAACACTACAGAATTCGAGTCTTTTATACTTTCACTCATGATCTCTATGTTTGTCTCTTGCAGATCGTCTATGACAAAGGCGAGATATACTCCTTCTCCAAATATGGACGATTCTGCCACGAGATAAAGATGAACTACTCGCCCTACACAAACTACTTCACACGAGTTTTCTGGAACCGCTCGTACCACGTCTACAAAGTGAACTCTGTCATCTCCTTTCAGTATTGATGGCTGAGCGCGGCTCCGCCCCTCATCCGATGTTCCTGATCGTATCCACAGATCAGCACACCGGGGCGAGAAAACTCTGATTATCATGGTGTCAGTGGGGAAGCTGCACATTCAAACAGTGAGGCTCAGCTGAGCACACTGCACCGGCCAAACAACATGTATGGACGGCCATATTATTAATCACTGTACTGTAGTTTTATAAGCCACGTGTTACTGTTAATGTTACTATGAATGGTTTTAATGAAGCTGTGAGTCGCAGAGATCAGTGTAGGCTGAGAAGGGGAAAGTGTTTGCCATGAAATGAAGCAGCCAGAGGTTTAATCCTGTTCACTGATTGGCCCTTTTGTGCTGACAGTGATTGGCTAGGATGCATAATTATGTtcctttcctttattttcaatCACTTTTatcaagtttatttttttaaacacctgcaaaactgTAGACCTTTGAATCAACATCAGTTAGGCTGCTGATTAAAAAATTATGGCATTAGCATTTAGCTCAAACCAGAGCTCCGCAGACACTCCAGTGTGGCTCTTGAccctttttttggggggggggggctttaaACTCCTTTTCTTGGGGATAAATCTTTAtgtatttaatttgatttttgtcttaaatgttttgcttttctgttctGTTCATGTGTTATAATCACAGCTACTGTTGTCTACTTAAAGAGAAATGGGTGTCTTCTGTCTAAATTATGAATTTCATGTATTATACTAGCATAGTTTGATCATTTTTGTCTTGATTTAAAGGAAATAATTAGACTGTTGAATCACTGAGCTAATAATCATAATCAGCAATCAAGTATTTCAAAATAAACGTGCTTTATAACAGGATAACACATAAGATAAGTCAGAACAGTTTATTGCTAGATAATGTAATGTAAGGTtaccaaaaaaaccaaatagTGACAAGCATACATGCTCTTGCTTTCTGTCACGCTCTGCCTTTGTTTGCTCATGAAATACTCATGCAGTCCATGTGTACGCGCTGTTCTTTGAAGGGTTGTTGCTGCTTTGGTCGGCTTTCGTGGGAAAGGCGTCTCTCTGTACTGTTTGCTGTTTATTGTGTGCTCTGATCTGTTAAAGGGAAGTGGAAGGAGACTGTGCAGAAGAGTGttatcagtttttatttgttacTGCTGCCTGAAATCTACTGAAAATAACTGATATCTGAAGTAGGCATTGctttacacacacatttatatgtcTGAACTCACTGGTTGCTCTTATTGTgctctgctttattttatttctttgacaTGAGATGGTTGTATTCATGGTCTATATAAAAAGAGTTGACTGAACTATCCAGGACTTGCACAATCTTCTAAACTGAGCTCTTTCAGCATTTTAAGGTGGTGGAGGCTGGTTCTGGATGCCTTATGTAAAGACATGGCTGCTCCTATGTCTGTATTCATCACTTCCAGGCACGACTGATCATTTCCTATCTCCGAGCTGTTACTTTAGGGTTTTGGTGGTGAATTCCTCTTGGTGCTGTCATACAGATAACAAGGTGGTGAGTGTGTGAGGTGAATAAATATAACACTGAGATCTTCTTGTGTGGTTCTTTTAACATTATCTGATGTTTCTTTTTGAATCCATCAGTAACAGCTTTCCTGTCCTCATTACATTCATACTCATGCAGGACCTGACTATTTTCAGAGGAAGATTTTATTTGCTAAGCAGTAAAAAGATATCTACCTCAATGGATGAACCACTACTGTCTACAGACAGTGTAGCAAAAAGATAGTTTTCTATTGTATATTTTGGCACTTTACTGGCAGTCTgtcacacaaaaacataatttgtatCATTTATTTTGCTTAATCTATGAAAAAAAACCTacgataacacagtttgactgaagtaaattatatttttacaccAACAAAATGATTCCtaaagagctattagccaaaaGTTGGATATATTTTGTCTTGGCGTGCAGTGTTTTTAAAACAGTATCTAAAAATCATCTCtttaagaaacaacaaaaaatccagcaaagatcTTGTGATGTAAAGGACCCACCGCGCACAGCTTCGCAGGCACTtggatgtttatttttaatgtttccagtGATTCCGGTTAGGCCGCATTACAACTGCCCGTCTCCACTGAAGCGCACCGAGCTCCTGTCAGGTCCTGGCATCCTACTCAAATAGGAAAGGCATGATTATACAATAGAAATTAGCTGTGTTGGTCAGCTTTCCCATGACACCACACCCTAAACACACTGCTCTACCCCTCCCCTGCATTTGAACCACAAAACACACCTTCAGTTCATCCAGTTACTGTCCagtgaagcctcatcagaaatggtcttagTGGAAGAGTTTGTACCAAGAAGCTGTTCTTAAAGAtgagaaacagtgaaaatggCTGAGGCATGCCAAATCACACAAGAGCCTCCATAGAAAAACACTGtagaacactatcagtcatggattggcctcctcagAGCCAGGGCCCGCACCTCTTACTGACAGAGTGAGGGATCACcttgacaaagaacagaaaaaaaggcagccaacatccaaagataagctttgaatgttcttcaagaaatctaaatattaaaaaaaaaaaaaaatacaagaaagctTTCCCAAAAGAGTTCAGAATACACTGAAGAGTAAAGGTGGTATGTCtgtaaaggtggtcataccaaataatGACTTTTAAGTCTTTAGATttttacaaactctgtttttgctttatacACTTTTGTAATGTATGTTTGTGCATTATTCAATAAAACGGAATCTAAAACCATGAAAGGCGGCTCAACAactgtgtactgtatgtttaatCTACTACAGCTCCAAAAATGTACGTTTTAAGTTGAACAAACATTATTGCACATATAAGCTCTGAATAACGTCAGTTCagttattaaatttaataaaaacaaccaGAATGGAGAACATTAGAAAAGAGTATTTCAGAGGAACAGCTCAGCTTGAGTGGTTTGGAAACAAAATTAGAGGCAAGCCCGAGATGGTTTGGTGCAGATGAAGGATAGTGGCTATATGAGACAAAGGATTTTGGAGATGGAGCTGTCAAGCAGGAGACCACAGAGAAGACTCATGGATGCAAGATAATAACTGCAGGCAATTTTTACATTATAAAAAGCAGTTTGTAGTAATTTCAGTCTCTTATTTTCATTGTGATTAACTGGCAAAATTGCAGTAAGCATAATGATGCATTCGTGGCCTATCGGTAGAATGGAAAACAAGACGATTAAGCTCATTCTGCTTTATTTTGTGCTCTTGCTCgctttttatttcacatttatcTAAGGTTACCTTAAGGTTAGCTATGGTTAACGTCTTACGCAATCTCATGGTTGCAGCATAAACTGCCTAAATGAGCAAATTTTCGCATTATGTGTTTATAGTTTGGTTTACAAGTGAAAGTAAATCCcgacaaacattttaaatgatcgAGTTATAGTATTAGTTTAGTAGTTTATAGTATaggtgttatttttcttttctatttctaAATTCACTGTCGGACGTTTTAACGTACGTGCAAATGACTCGTCCGACCCTAAAGTTTTATACGAATTTAACCAATGGGACCTGAACGCGGCATGAGTATGCGCAATCATGGCGCATTTTTGTGTCTCCTTGGCGACGAAGCGGAACCGGAATTACGAAGGAGATATGGCGCAGGGCACAATGAATTATGAGAGAATCAGTTAGTGTAGCTGGTCCAGCTCCTAATTTTGACATTTTGGTGCACATTTTGCCCTCCTGTCTTCTGAACGATCACTGTGCCCCGTTAAGGTAAGACAGTTGGTCCCTACATGCGCGGGACAACCGCCAAAATCTAGATGGCTAGCCGGAATATTAGCCAAAAGACTCCTGGCTCCAAACATAACACAGAATAGGAAGGTGGAGTGCGTTTGGTTTGTTTACAATGGCAGCCCGAAACTTCATCTGTAACCGTTCATTCTTGTAAATTGGATGTCCCCGCCCAGTTAGGACGCCCCGTGAAAATGATTAAAGCTCTCTAACACTACTGAAAATTTTAGTGTTAGCTGCTCTGACAGGTGAAGCTGTCTAATCTATTATGGAAGTAAATATCTAATAATAGCTACAATTATTTTGAAACTATAAATATTTATGTTCACAAAATATGAAATTTTATATACATTTACCATCTCCAAGATTTTTAACGAGTGAAAGTAACATTACACGATTGGAAATATACTTAATTTCAAAGAGTGAAACATAATTACAGAGTTTTTATTTAAGTATCAAAGGTTTAATGTACATCAAAAGGCCCTAACTGTCCAATATTACAAATACAGTCAtgtggaaaagaaagaaaaactaagtacaacATATGATTCAGTAGTGTTTGGAagctttagcagcaataacttgaagccaagtttttttttaaaattactttcTGGTGCTCTTCATAGAGCTGCTgaaggagaaagagaggaaggtcCTGGTGGAGCAGATTATCTTTGCTTGGTTCTGGTTGGTTTAAAGCTAAgagaacaaatgatcatttcatttttcctgaCAAAAATCCCCAAGAGAAGGTAGTACTGTTAACCTTACAGTCACCTGTTTATACACCAGTTCTCCTTAAGATGAGTGAACTAATCTAGTGTATAAAtataatagaaataaaaataaatacatgatgtGGTTTTTACTGACAAAGAACTTACATTAAAAACCCCAAACACTTTATATTTAACCTTAAGATCCATTCTAAATAAAGCTGATGTTATATCTGCATATCTGCCCACTAGACGAGGATGAGTGCAGAAGCAGCGGACCGTGTGGCCGCTGTGACCAGCAGTCGGCCTGGCACGCCTCTTCAGACTTCCTGGTTTGAGTTTCTCCTCGACGACAGCCTGCTGGAGAAACACCTGCAGAAATCAAACCCAGGTTTGTTCAGCCTTACTCGTGAGTCCATCGTTTATTTTTAATGGCATCTCATGGACTTGTAAAGGCTTGTTAATAACTGTTCTTTCTGCAGACCCAGCACCAGTGCAGCTCATCATCCAGTTCCTGGAGCAGGCGTCGAAGCCGtcggtgaatgagcagaatcaGGTCCAGCCTCCAGCTGACAACCGTCGGAACCGCACATTGAAGCTGCTTGCACTGAAAGTAGCTGCTCACATGAAGTGGGATCTTGAGGTGCTTGAGAAGGGGTGAGTCAGTGTTTTTTAGATGGACATCTTCCATTATCAGAGTTTCTTTACGAAAAAGCCAAGTGGAATATGTCTCAGCGTGTAATTTAACAAATATTCCTAGTATGCAATTATCTAATGTGGTTCCTACCCGGCAGATTGACCATTCCTGTGTTAAACATGCTGCTGAATGAACTCCTGTGTGTGAGCAAAGTGCCACCAGGGGTGAAACATGTGGACCTGGACCTCTCTACTCTTCCTCCCACCACCGCCATGGCTGTCATCATCTACAACCGCTGGTAAGTGAGATGACTCTCTCTGAAAGCAGCTGTCATGAACTCAGTGGGAAACTAGTAAAATGGACTTTATGTTTGTATCCAAGTCACAAACTGTGAATGTAGATTAAAAGAGGATGCATGAATAGAGATTGTGACAGAGAATTAACCACTCATTTGTCTCATTTATATTTTGTCTGTTAAAGGGCCATCAGAACAATTGTGCTGAGCAGCTTTCCAgagaaacaaaccaaacctgGACCCCACCAGATAAACATGTAAGTCCttctccttcctcttcctccctttTATCACTTATTGCATCCACacttacatgtttttattttcaaatttgtGTTATGCTATGTTCCCACCTGCCTACCGCTCTGCTCCTGTGCTGGAGTTTTAGCCCCTCAAAGACTTTTAGAAGTACATCTGACGCTGTTTCAGTTTTAAATCTCTgggattgtgtttttgtgtggcCAGCCAGACATTCAGACTTCTGAAAACAATGAGACATTGTTCTACCCACATTCATTTGCTGATTGGCTATAATTAGTCACAAAATATGAATCTAAAATTCTCATTGAGACAGATCACtcttatcttattttaaaatgaaaatattttattgtgtaaatatacacaataaataaaaattgtacTGCTCATCTAATTCTTTGTAAAAATACCAACATCCAGGCTTAATTTTGCAAatttagtgaaaaataaatcatGTATTCCACTGAATGCTTCTATTGTGCCCTGATTTAGGTTGAATATTGTGCAGCAGGAGaaagaaatgactgaaaacatCCTCACTGTGGTGAGTAAGCACCTTTTTTATGATCCATACATACTCTGTGAGTACATAAAACTATACCTTATTAATGATATTATTAGACATGTCATTTAAATTTCAGATAAACTAACATCAGAAGTTGAtactatttttaaaatgttttattccttTAGCTAAAGGAGCAGGCGGCTGATTCCATTAGTGTGCTGGAAGGAGCTGTGAGACTGAAGAAAGACTTCTATGTTCACACCATGAGGACTCTGGACCTGCTGGCCGCAGACACTGCTGCCAACGGAGAGACAGAGTCTTCGACCGCAGGGCTTCGCATCAGCGCTGATGAGCTGCACTGCCAGGTTGGCTGAGTGCACAGTGCTGTCTCTGTAGAACTCTAATCCTTCTGGGGAAAAAAGTGAATTTGTCTTTGGAGTAATAGAAGGATTTGTGTTTCAGGTGCATTATGATTTAGGAGGCATTTTCTTCCATCAAGGCTGCACAGACCTGCCAATCTATGAGAAGGCTCGGGATCACTTCAGACAGACAAAGGAGCTTTTAAAGAAGGTAACCATATTTTATCACAACTCTAATGACATAGTATGATTTAACTTTCTCAGGAGAGCCACAAGATGTAACTTTTCTCACAAAAGCTGCTGACATGGAGCTTTAGCAGTGGTTCAGTTGACCTTTTTCTCTACGCCTTTTAGCTAGACTCAACGGTTCATGTTCACCTGGATGAGAAGCGCCTGGCTGGATACTGGAACGCCTGTAGAGCTTTGACTGGAGACTGTGACCCCTCTGACCCCCAGACGACACCCTACGACCAGATTAACAGTCTGATCCGGGCTCACAACTACCCGGTCAGAGCAAACACATTAGATAGATTTGAGTACTGCATTCTTATGAGGGTTGTGTTGCTTAGCAGAAATCTGGTTTGTTACTCCACTTTAATTCTCTGCAGGCCGTCATTGAAGCCTTCATCAAAGACAACATATCGCGCAGTTTGCCAAACCACTTCAGGCGGTCTGTTCTCCGGGAGTTTTTGTATAAAGTCCAACAAGGgtgaggaaacaaaaaaaaaatcaaacctcTCTGCACGCACTGCAGCTAACACAGACTTCAGACTTCTTTGTAGACCactttgcaaacaacaaattttcACCTTTAAGCCAACAGCTGGAATCAGTTAACACGCGAAGCTGATATATGCCATTAAATAGTCAATAATTTTGTTAAAAGGTCttgtaaaaacattttgtgcattcatatttttgtataaCATTCCATCTCCCTGCAGGGAATCGGGCCTGGATGAGGTGTGTCAcaaactctgtgtctgcaaCGCCGTCCGCGACGCTCTGGAAGGAGAGATCCTCAGCGTGCGTTTTCAGCAGCTTCTCCTTAAGCCTAGCAAACAAGTGGTGGACTTCATTTTAGAGGTAACTCAGTAAATTGtcttaaataattaattatagGGTCAAGGGGATCCCGTGTACCCAGGTGGGACATTAAAAGATGTGACCTGTGGTTTTTACTTCAGTGTTATATTAagaacagtttttctttttttctttcatgcagtaAAAGTTGTTTAAAGCCACTGCAGATTAGAGTCAGACTTTGTTTGTCCTGCAGGTGTGCACACGCTCGCTGGAAAAAGACCGTCCATCTGAAGCGTCCAGAAGAAACATGGCTAATTTCCTGAAGTGAGTCAGAGTCACTGTTTTCCATGCGTTGGACAATTGTATAGGAGGTTATCAAGGGTCTACTACAGAGATGATGTCGGGCAACAATACATTATTAAAATTCTTtacttgatgatgatgatgaagacttTGTCTTCCTTCTAAACCTCTTATGGTGCAGGACTCTGTGTGAAAGTTTGGAGGACCTGTCTCTGGTGTTTGTGGTGTCATCCCATAAGCTCTTCATGGAGCTgctgaaggaggaagagaggaaggTCCTGGTGGAGCAGATGAGGAAGAGGTCGGCCACAATCAACCTCAGTGCCAAACCTCTGCCTTCCTTCTACGACATTCCAGGTACGTGGCCGAGACTTCTGCTACATAACACTGCCGCTTCTCCACATGAAAACCATGGGACATATTGAGGTTTGGTTCACTTCCTCACAGCTTCTGCTAGTGTGAACATTGGCCAGCTGGAGCAGCAGCTCATCCTTTCACTGGAGCCGCGCAGGATCAGACAGATCCTCATTGAACTCCACGGCCTGGCTGAACGACCTTTCTGGAGGGTCAACAGCAAGGTCAGAGACATGAGCTCAACATTAATGCATTTAAAGTATCTTGGATTGTGCTTGACTACAGTTtcatatctatatatacacatttgAAATAATTTTCAGTCTGTACTTCTGACACATGAAACCAACCAAGATGATCTGAATTAACctaccacttcctgtttgtgtgaaCAGTGGGAGGTTCCTCCAGACTACATCAATGTGATCCTCGGCATTAAAGACAACCTAACGAAGGACCTGGTTTATATCCTCATGGCCAAAGGACTCCACTGCATTTCTATAAAGGTCTGAGCCATTATCAGTGCTCAGAGGGGCATAAATGTTgatttaataattaaacattgTTATCCAAGCATAGAGCATCACTTTTAACTGCTTAATTCATGGAGCATGTTTTCCTCAGGACTTCGCCCATGCACGGCAGCTTTTCTCAGCCTGTCTGGAGCTCGTCACAGAGTTTTCCCCAAAGCTGAGGCAGGTGATGCTGAACGAGATCCTGCTGCTGGAGGTCCGCGCACACGAGACGATGGCGGCCGAGGGGAGCAAGGAGCGGCCGCCCCCTGATTTGGTCAGCAGGGTCAGAGGTTACCTGGAGATGAGGATTCATGGTGAGTGAACAGCAGTGAGTGGAGTCACTCCAGGGTCAGCGTCTTCAGGTTAAGTCTGTGATGGGAGAAAATCAATGTGGATCAGGCTTCATATACTACTATAAAATCTATTTCTAGGGCCCCAGTAAACAAATGTACTGAACTAATGTCACTTACAAGAATTTGTAAGTTACAGATCTGGTCTTGCAGCTAGAAacatttgttgaaaaaaaaaaaaaagaccctaTTAGGATACTTCTGCAAGAGTAGCATGTGTCTCACTGTAAAAATAGACGTATGTCTGCTATCCATAAAAACTTCTTTACCGATAAAGCAGGATAAACAGCTTCTAGGCCTTGTTATATAGCACCAATTCTGGAGGTGCAGTGAAGGATTTCCTGGTCTTTGTTTCCAGATCTGCCTCTACGTCAGGTGGTGGGAGAGGAGTGTGTCGCCTTCATGTTGAACTGGAGGGAGAACGACTACCTGACTCTGCAGGTGTCACAGTCTCTGGTCATGAACAACCCGTACATCAAGGTAACACGTctgtgtgcttcttttttttaatactttcatGAAATTTTCTCTTTCTAGCAGCTCCAATGATGCTATTTCTGATATTCACCAACATGAAATTATAGCAAAGTTATCGACACAGTATCTGACAGTCTGTAAGGTTTAAGGCTATTTAAATCCCAGCTGAGGCGGCTGAGACACTCTTCTGCAACTCATGAGTCACAGCTCTATAAGAAAACTAAAAATCTTGATTGATTACATAATGAACTAATTAATAAGTTGGtgtaaattcatttaaaaataagttGTGGTACCAGATCCACTTAAA from Pelmatolapia mariae isolate MD_Pm_ZW linkage group LG22, Pm_UMD_F_2, whole genome shotgun sequence harbors:
- the ints8 gene encoding integrator complex subunit 8, with the translated sequence MSAEAADRVAAVTSSRPGTPLQTSWFEFLLDDSLLEKHLQKSNPDPAPVQLIIQFLEQASKPSVNEQNQVQPPADNRRNRTLKLLALKVAAHMKWDLEVLEKGLTIPVLNMLLNELLCVSKVPPGVKHVDLDLSTLPPTTAMAVIIYNRWAIRTIVLSSFPEKQTKPGPHQINMLNIVQQEKEMTENILTVLKEQAADSISVLEGAVRLKKDFYVHTMRTLDLLAADTAANGETESSTAGLRISADELHCQVHYDLGGIFFHQGCTDLPIYEKARDHFRQTKELLKKLDSTVHVHLDEKRLAGYWNACRALTGDCDPSDPQTTPYDQINSLIRAHNYPAVIEAFIKDNISRSLPNHFRRSVLREFLYKVQQGESGLDEVCHKLCVCNAVRDALEGEILSVRFQQLLLKPSKQVVDFILEVCTRSLEKDRPSEASRRNMANFLKTLCESLEDLSLVFVVSSHKLFMELLKEEERKVLVEQMRKRSATINLSAKPLPSFYDIPASASVNIGQLEQQLILSLEPRRIRQILIELHGLAERPFWRVNSKWEVPPDYINVILGIKDNLTKDLVYILMAKGLHCISIKDFAHARQLFSACLELVTEFSPKLRQVMLNEILLLEVRAHETMAAEGSKERPPPDLVSRVRGYLEMRIHDLPLRQVVGEECVAFMLNWRENDYLTLQVSQSLVMNNPYIKLGQLLASTCKELPGPKESRRTAKELWDVVVQICSISIQHKRNSDGRIGLIKQRESSMGILHRSKFITFTKKIREPLVLTTLISLFVRLHSIVRDDIVNEVTAEHLSIWPSSLPNIQAVDVEAVAVTVKELVSYALTLNPNNQSWLITQADIYFVTNQYSAALNLYLQAGAVCSDFFTKAVPPDIYTDQVLKRMIKCCSMLNCHTQVAVLCQFLREVDYMTAFKALQEQNSHDAMDSFYDYIWDVTILEYLTHIHHKRGETEKRQIAIKAIGQTELNTSNPEEVLQLAAQKRKKRFLQAMAKLYF